A window of Syngnathus typhle isolate RoL2023-S1 ecotype Sweden linkage group LG9, RoL_Styp_1.0, whole genome shotgun sequence genomic DNA:
TCAACCATTCCTGAGATATTCCCCACTTTTCTCAGTTTTCTTCATTTGTGCACAATTGCCCTCATCAATTGCCCCTGAGATCCAAAAATCTAGGGAATGgctctgtattttttttctaaatggatGAGGACTTCCACGTTACCTAACCACGATCAATGGcttgttttatttgttgtgtCTGGTTGTGGGGTATTTGCTTTAGCATGGAAGCAcaaacttccctctccccagccacatcgtccagctcatcccggaaCAGCCAAGAACATGGTCTCTCCTGCTTGTCCTGAGTCGTCCCCGGGCACACCCGGACTGACCATCGGGAGAACCCGGAGTATTCCCGAAGCGCCGGCCTAGGATTGGCCTGCTGGCCTGCGTCTctctgtttttttgtctttcaagtCTGCCGGCGAGTCTGCGCGCATATCAGAGAGACAGGCCGGGCCACTCAGGCCAGAAGCATGAGCGAGGGAAAGACGATTGGTTTCTATCAATTAACACCCGCCCCCACAGTCCGTATCAACCACACAGAGCGCGTGTGGAGGAAGGGGTGTGTTACGTATGTCAGGTGCCGGCCGGCTGCTGTGTGTAGCTAGTGAGCGTTGCAAGTGAGGATAATGACTTCGAACGTggtaaaaagaagaggaaaggcGGTGCGgagagggacaaaaaaaaagaagaaaggcgCTGGAGGAGAATGCagaaaaatgcagaaaagttACGGATTTGTTCAGccaaccccaccccaccccccctttgTAACTGGCTCTGGCTAAATTAGTAATATTGAAATCTATGTCTATGTTTCCTATGCAAAGGTGAAAAGTAGGCCCAGTACTAGGTCAGAGCAGCTGACAGGTAAAGAGCAGACAGTCATCTATCAATGCATGGGATTAAATAGGCTATGACTATGCATGAaacatttgggggaaaaaacatatttaaccATATCATTCTTTTGATATTGACTAAATTTGTTATTGTCGATAATATAATTACCGTttatttccgtgtataatgcgcgaaatttaactaatttattgtcctaaaatctggggtgcgcattatacatgggtacaattttttttaaacttttttaaaaaaatcttttttttttttttttttttttttaagaaaatcatggtccatacgaccgcaatgctctcgtatcagacgcttgctcgatcacctgctcgtttgctgtcacaatgtactctacacaaatccgaaacatttgttgcggctccgagtcacgacgaggggcaagttttggtttccaagggtgtttttattcctcttcaacgtctctcccatacagagccgcctttttcacgtccgcaagcctttttcacatgtccgcacggtggtgcctttacgggcagtcggagaaatcaacgccaacaaaaaaaattacatccagcctagttaagaccataccaaagactataaaaatgagacccattgcctccctgcgtgtgtgacgatcattgggacttaaaaaaaaaaaaaaaaaatcttaaatcataaaaattgggtgcgtattatacatgggtacaggcttttttccagcatcaacatgccatttttagggtgcgcattatacatgggggcgcattatacacggaaaaaaacggtattatgctGGTTGCTCTGACACTCCCAGCAGATGCAGAGTATACTGGCAAGACAAGTCCAGGGAGCAGTGCAAGGTAAAGGCCAACTCAGGACACAGACAGTCACACTCAGAGAGACCTTTTGATTATTTTGGTCACCCTCATTCTAGAGCTTTTGATTTGTTCTTCCGgtaccaaaacaaaaccaaaacagaaaacaacaaataaacaaaacaaaaccataaAATTTAGCTGCGTCACACGGCGTTGTTACCAGGTTACGCTAGCGTGACGACGCATATGGCACTGGAAGGAGTGAATGATTTCctttttttgactttttgactgtaCTTCCAACATTAAGGGCCACCAATTTAGATTTTTCAATGAacctaaaataaatatttttgaatGTGGATGTaagcctttttatttttgggcaaTAGAAATCTACTTTATTGTTATAAGCCAAATGAACAGCAGCATACGCCTTAAGGTAATATTGACTCatggttttgtgtttgtgtgtgagagagtgagTCAGTCTACACAAGTCAAGAAGATCATGTTTGATGCAGTGGTGGattcatttatttcttcttcAAGAAATTTGAGATGAACAAGAAGTTTTCCTCGAAAGGCGTTTGTGCGTGAGCAGCCATGGCTTCACTGGGGCAGATCATCTTCTTCATGTGAGCATTTAAACAGTGTTGTTTTTAACACAATTATTGCAAAGTCACAACATAATCAGCAATGAAGTCAGAGGTACTTTGTAATAATGAACGGCTTCTGAGAACATTGGTTTCTACCTTAGGCTATGTCAAAACATAACCTCTAATCTTTGTACAAAGAAAGCTCACTGTatgcgtttgtgtgtttgtggagGATGATCACGCTCACTGTTGTCTTCTCAGCGCTCATCATCCTCATTGTCTCTTTGTCACTTTCAGGTAAGTCTTTCACGATGAACCAAGTCAGTCTAACTACTATGTACGCCTTGTGTATATTTATATCAGGCATGTCTAGCTCCGATTCTGCTGTCCTGCCTGTTTCAATCTACctcattcaaatgatcaggatcatTACAGATTTTTGGCATATACGTATCCTTGTGTGAATGTTTTGCGTCTTTGTCCATGAAGGCAGATTGTTGCTCGTTCAGAGCCTCAACAGACTTCCTGTGGCCAACCTCGACGAAGACCACATGCTCAGCTGCTTCCTGACCGTAGACAGTGAACAAAGTCTACTCCAAGATGTGTCCGTCACATGGACGAAGGAGTCGCTGACTGGAATTATTTACAGCTACGAGGATGGCGCAGAGAGCAACGACGAGCAGGACTCACAGTACAGCGGCAGGGTACAAATCTTCAGCGACATGGTGGTAAAAGGAAACGCCTCACTTCTGCTGAGGAAGGTACGACGCACCGATGCAGGCGAGTACACTTGCTTGCTCAGTCACTCTGGAGGCACCGGGAAGGTCAACATCATCCTCAGGACGGCAGGTGAGAAAACTTGACATTCCAGTTGCACTGTTTCATTCCCTAATCAAATAACAGAAACATGCAAATGGCAAGTGACTCAATTtgtaaataaagaataaaaaatacagtTATCCTTTAACaagaactaataaataataataataataatctaataAAGGCCTCCGCCGGTCAGGGTTGACTATGGATCCATCCTAGGCTTGGCTGTCTGCTCTGCTGGAGCAGCGTCTTTTGTGACTGCAGAGGCCAATGCGGGAGTGGCAGTCCCTGTCGCAGCAGTCACATCTGTGGGTGGTCTCTGGCCTGTTGGAAACGTTGGGCTCCTTTCTGCACGCTTCCCTGTTAGCTACTAACTTTGATGGGCACCCAATCTCGGGGAGGATCTTGAATAGGCTGTCTCTGCTGACGAGATTGACGGCCTTTGTAAGATTCAAGAagtttattggccatgtttgggcattccaaacaaggaatttgactccggtagatcatttaggtgactaatgacattcaggacatgtgtgaaaagtgacaattattctcaaacatccccctggtcttaaactcccaggagggcaaggaaaaactcaaaactccaactcagggaaatgagaaaccacaGACCACCGATGGAAGGatctcttccaggatgaccaggctgtaatggatgcagagaggacacatagtacaaggTCGATAAATGCGACGTACAGGGGCATCTGTTGCTCTTGGC
This region includes:
- the vtcn1 gene encoding V-set domain-containing T-cell activation inhibitor 1 isoform X1 yields the protein MASLGQIIFFMMITLTVVFSALIILIVSLSLSGRLLLVQSLNRLPVANLDEDHMLSCFLTVDSEQSLLQDVSVTWTKESLTGIIYSYEDGAESNDEQDSQYSGRVQIFSDMVVKGNASLLLRKVRRTDAGEYTCLLSHSGGTGKVNIILRTAAFTAPTFTLSNGALTAEATRWFPKPNVTWLDAGNNVLQGSTDFQQSSAGIFRVVSTLQLVNVSDTYTCRIQNDLVAAHSDATVTTGSSVTNETYFTYNAASALRAPDFIVIICVFCVHLL
- the vtcn1 gene encoding V-set domain-containing T-cell activation inhibitor 1 isoform X2; translated protein: MASLGQIIFFMMITLTVVFSALIILIVSLSLSGRLLLVQSLNRLPVANLDEDHMLSCFLTVDSEQSLLQDVSVTWTKESLTGIIYSYEDGAESNDEQDSQYSGRVQIFSDMVVKGNASLLLRKVRRTDAGEYTCLLSHSGGTGKVNIILRTAAFTAPTFTLSNGALTAEATRWFPKPNVTWLDAGNNVLQGSTDFQQSSAGIFRVVSTLQLVNVSDTYTCRIQNDLVAAHSDATVTTVITAPPEEITTALGPVPKGL
- the vtcn1 gene encoding V-set domain-containing T-cell activation inhibitor 1 isoform X3 gives rise to the protein MASLGQIIFFMMITLTVVFSALIILIVSLSLSGRLLLVQSLNRLPVANLDEDHMLSCFLTVDSEQSLLQDVSVTWTKESLTGIIYSYEDGAESNDEQDSQYSGRVQIFSDMVVKGNASLLLRKVRRTDAGEYTCLLSHSGGTGKVNIILRTAAEATRWFPKPNVTWLDAGNNVLQGSTDFQQSSAGIFRVVSTLQLVNVSDTYTCRIQNDLVAAHSDATVTTGSSVTNETYFTYNAASALRAPDFIVIICVFCVHLL